In the Anguilla anguilla isolate fAngAng1 chromosome 7, fAngAng1.pri, whole genome shotgun sequence genome, one interval contains:
- the LOC118231088 gene encoding potassium voltage-gated channel subfamily A member 1-like, with translation MEIALVSFENGGAKGSGSVAGEACSNALNLTQTGHGDGYGMEANTLGSLQTASLKTNDMNNTFSSSENAMDALLRADHSPHLFDEDMLDMDMDNENNERVLINIAGLRFETQLGTLNQFPDTLLGDPDKRMKYFDPLRNEYFFDRNRPSFDGILYFYQSGGKIRRPVNVSIDVFADEIRFYQLGEEAMERFREDEGFIKEEEKPLPQNEFQKQVWLIFEYPESSSPARGIAIVSVLVITISIITFCMETLPEFRDERELAATSRADNATQHRPSHSFSDPFFIIETTCVIWFTFELIVRFFACPSKSEFSKTIMNIIDIMAIVPYFITLGTELAEQQGQGNNNGQQAMSLAILRVIRLVRVFRIFKLSRHSKGLQILGQTLKASMRELGLLIFFLFIGVILFSSAVYFAEADEPESHFSSIPDAFWWAVVTMTTVGYGDMRPVTVGGKIVGSLCAIAGVLTIALPVPVIVSNFNYFYHRETDQDQSTLKEEPDSGSASPCGDLKRSTSGSSLKPAGDAENNECADMPVEKTNIKANSNMDIKRSLYALCLDIRETDL, from the coding sequence ATGGAGATAGCCCTGGTGAGTTTTGAAAACGGCGGGGCTAAAGGAAGCGGGAGCGTTGCCGGCGAAGCTTGCTCAAACGCACTGAATCTCACACAGACGGGACACGGCGACGGGTACGGAATGGAGGCGAACACCCTGGGCAGCCTTCAGACGGCCTCGCTGAAAACAAACGACATGAACAACACCTTCAGCAGCAGCGAGAACGCAATGGACGCGCTGTTGCGGGCTGATCACAGCCCGCATCTCTTTGACGAGGACATGCTGGACATGGACATGGATAACGAGAACAACGAGAGGGTTTTGATCAATATCGCTGGCTTGAGGTTCGAGACTCAGCTGGGGACCCTGAATCAGTTCCCGGATACTTTGCTGGGCGATCCCGACAAAAGGATGAAGTACTTTGACCCTCTCCGAAACGAATATTTTTTTGACCGCAACCGACCGAGCTTTGACGGCATTCTATATTTCTATCAGTCGGGCGGGAAAATACGGAGACCAGTCAATGTGTCAATTGACGTCTTCGCGGACGAGATCCGGTTCTATCAGCTCGGAGAGGAAGCTATGGAAAGATTTCGAGAGGACGAGGGCTTCATCAAAGAAGAGGAGAAGCCTTTACCCCAGAATGAATTTCAGAAGCAGGTATGGCTTATTTTTGAGTACCCAGAGAGCTCGAGTCCCGCTCGAGGAATCGCCATTGTGTCTGTCCTGGTTATCACCATATCCATAATCACCTTCTGCATGGAGACGTTACCGGAATTCCGTGACGAGAGAGAACTGGCCGCCACGAGCAGGGCTGACAACGCCACCCAGCACCGGCCGTCCCACAGCTTCTCCGACCCCTTCTTCATCATAGAGACCACCTGCGTGATCTGGTTCACCTTTGAACTCATCGTGAGGTTTTTCGCTTGCCCGAGCAAGTCCGAGTTCTCCAAGACGATCATGAACATCATCGATATCATGGCTATAGTGCCTTACTTCATCACGCTGGGTACGGAGCTGGCGGAGCAGCAGGGACAAGGGAACAACAACGGCCAGCAGGCTATGTCTCTGGCCATTTTGAGGGTGATTAGATTGGTTCGAGTGTTCCGAATATTCAAGCTGTCCAGACACTCCAAGGGACTGCAGATACTAGGACAGACCCTTAAGGCCAGCATGAGAGAGCTTGGACTTTTAATCTTCTTTCTGTTCATCGGGGTCATCCTCTTCTCCAGCGCCGTGTACTTTGCGGAGGCGGATGAGCCCGAGTCCCATTTCTCCAGCATCCCCGATGCCTTCTGGTGGGCCGTCGTAACCATGACAACCGTCGGCTACGGGGACATGAGGCCGGTGACGGTGGGAGGCAAGATCGTCGGCTCGCTGTGCGCTATTGCCGGCGTGCTGACCATTGCCTTGCCCGTGCCCGTCATCGTGTCGAACTTCAATTACTTTTACCACAGAGAGACCGACCAGGATCAGTCGACGCTCAAAGAGGAGCCCGACAGCGGCAGCGCGAGCCCCTGCGGCGACTTGAAGAGGAGCACGAGTGGGTCCTCTCTGAAGCCCGCGGGGGACGCGGAGAACAACGAGTGTGCTGACATGCCAGTCGAGAAAACGAACATCAAAGCGAACAGCAACATGGACATCAAACGATCCCTTTACGCCCTGTGCTTGGATATTAGGGAAACAGACCTGTAG